The Sulfurimonas lithotrophica genome includes a region encoding these proteins:
- a CDS encoding OadG family protein produces the protein METNLVIEGFKFLGLGMGTVFIFLMVLIVLMNVMSTLIHKFFPEPQASNASSNGNANNNDNKKVIAAISAAIKHHREG, from the coding sequence ATGGAAACTAACCTCGTAATTGAGGGTTTTAAATTTTTGGGTCTTGGAATGGGAACGGTGTTCATATTCCTAATGGTGTTAATCGTTCTTATGAACGTTATGTCAACGCTGATTCATAAATTTTTCCCAGAGCCACAGGCTAGTAATGCATCATCAAACGGTAATGCAAATAATAACGATAATAAAAAAGTGATTGCGGCAATATCGGCTGCTATAAAACATCATAGAGAAGGTTAA